A genomic region of Rhipicephalus sanguineus isolate Rsan-2018 chromosome 3, BIME_Rsan_1.4, whole genome shotgun sequence contains the following coding sequences:
- the LOC119387416 gene encoding uncharacterized protein C3orf38 homolog isoform X1: protein MLTEREQQGLSKIIGALELADVIALAQTVTCKQIKLTERSEAERAILSGTQNPADLLRRKKILRELLFRYLWSESVFVAPALAKSDLINACLQHWQEDNALKSGQFPANGTDKDGKTSETSFQEKLGTEFTNWFFAQLNSEGEKLGHQHFFPNCQLRVQCFEKLAGRENPPRVLSIRGSEPASRFLWQLAGGARRMFHPNVRSVKCEVEEHGLARINVSGVVHEYNSCMGLFECGFGLVRDPNATATESDVWKLQFVEVILRVSRIGFVTAAVLSTGEDDITMELECT from the exons AGTAAGATCATCGGCGCTCTGGAACTCGCGGACGTGATCGCATTGGCGCAGACTGTCACATGCAAGCAAATCAAGCTGACAGAACGATCAG AAGCCGAGAGAGCCATCCTCAGTGGTACGCAGAATCCAGCTGATCTTCTACGCCGCAAAAAAATTCTGCGAGAACTGCTGTTTCGCTATCTTTGGAGTGAAAGCGTCTTTGTGGCGCCTGCACTTGCCAAGTCTGATCTCATCAATGCGTGCCTACAGCACTGGCAAGAAGATAAT GCACTCAAGTCTGGCCAGTTTCCAGCAAACGGCACCGATAAGGATGGCAAGACATCTGAGACCAGCTTTCAAGAGAAACTGGGCACAGAATTCACCAACTGGTTCTTTGCGCAGCTGAATTCGGAAGGAGAAAAGTTGGGACACCAGCACTTCTTTCCGAACTGCCAGCTCAGA GTGCAGTGCTTTGAGAAGCTTGCCGGAAGGGAGAACCCTCCACGCGTGCTCTCAATCCGGGGTTCAGAGCCGGCctcgcgcttcttgtggcagCTGGCCGGAGGTGCACGCCGCATGTTCCATCCCAATGTGCGCTCAGTCAAGTGCGAAGTGGAGGAACATGGACTGGCGCGCATCAACGTGAGTGGTGTCGTGCACGAGTACAACAGCTGCATGGGACTCTTCGAGTGCGGTTTTGGGCTGGTGCGTGACCCCAATGCAACAGCCACTGAGAGTGACGTCTGGAAGCTGCAGTTTGTTGAGGTGATCCTCAGGGTCTCGCGCATAGGCTTCGTCACGGCTGCGGTGCTTTCGACCGGTGAAGACGACATCACCATGGAGCTGGAGTGCACCTGA